A single window of Nostoc sp. KVJ3 DNA harbors:
- a CDS encoding type II toxin-antitoxin system RelE/ParE family toxin, with amino-acid sequence MKIYKNRTFDRWARKEGLNNLSLCNAVNEMAAGLYDADLGGGLFKKRIAKPGKGRENAPYLLIKTKRDSKMT; translated from the coding sequence ATGAAAATTTACAAAAACCGTACTTTTGACCGTTGGGCGCGAAAGGAAGGCTTAAACAATCTTAGTCTCTGTAATGCTGTAAACGAAATGGCAGCAGGGCTTTATGATGCTGACCTTGGAGGTGGACTGTTTAAAAAACGCATAGCAAAACCTGGGAAGGGTAGGGAAAACGCACCTTATTTACTAATAAAAACTAAGAGAGATTCCAAAATGACATAG
- a CDS encoding helix-turn-helix domain-containing protein has protein sequence MNKQEAADYLGVSVRALERYVQQGKISVKYEKGKTRPTANFDPTELQAFKAELEQPTIKPAFESRQIATEQQPDTGKLTSDSGEITRFDEVSERSEIGVIEKLSGIIEALLGKADTQPLVPIADKLLLTIAEAQALTGLSREFLRDAITSGELKAKLIGKGWRVKRTDLEEYVDKLF, from the coding sequence ATGAACAAGCAGGAAGCAGCAGATTATTTAGGTGTCAGCGTTAGGGCATTAGAGCGTTATGTCCAGCAGGGTAAAATCAGCGTCAAGTACGAAAAAGGTAAAACTCGCCCAACTGCCAACTTTGACCCAACAGAACTACAAGCCTTTAAAGCCGAACTGGAACAACCAACGATTAAGCCAGCCTTTGAATCTCGCCAAATAGCGACAGAGCAACAGCCAGACACAGGTAAACTCACCTCCGACTCTGGCGAGATTACGAGATTTGACGAGGTTTCGGAGAGGAGCGAGATTGGCGTAATTGAAAAGCTATCTGGAATCATTGAAGCATTGCTGGGTAAGGCTGACACTCAGCCACTAGTACCAATAGCTGATAAGTTACTGCTAACCATCGCTGAAGCACAGGCTTTAACTGGATTATCTAGAGAATTCTTACGAGATGCGATTACATCAGGTGAATTGAAAGCCAAGCTCATTGGTAAAGGCTGGCGAGTTAAGCGTACTGACCTGGAAGAGTATGTTGATAAGCTGTTTTGA
- a CDS encoding metallophosphoesterase family protein has protein sequence MERRKFIEHVGWTGLGIVWAVGGNGLLTACQVGEPNAQKSSTALPFSFVQISDTHIGFKKPANEHVTDTLQKAIDAINALPTPPAFVIHTGDISHLSKPEEFDQAKQLLSQLKVPLFTLPGEHDTIGDRGKAYEEAFNRKDVKEGLQVWNQAGIHFVSLTNVLDFGATGTGKLGQAQLDLLSKDLAAQKKDTPIVVFSHIPLYDLYPKWGWATADSAKLLSLLSRFASVTVLTGHIHQVIEHSEGNIRFHTAAATAYPLPAPGHGDQPAPVKLSENNLLAVLGFRTVEVISLKDTKVDQHALL, from the coding sequence ATGGAACGCAGAAAATTTATTGAACACGTAGGCTGGACAGGACTCGGCATTGTCTGGGCTGTTGGTGGAAATGGCTTATTAACTGCCTGTCAGGTGGGAGAACCAAATGCTCAAAAATCATCCACGGCTTTACCGTTTTCCTTTGTTCAAATTAGCGATACGCACATCGGTTTCAAAAAACCTGCAAATGAACATGTGACTGATACACTTCAGAAAGCGATCGATGCGATCAATGCTTTACCCACTCCACCCGCCTTTGTGATTCACACCGGAGACATCTCCCATTTGTCTAAACCAGAAGAATTTGATCAAGCCAAACAACTGCTTTCTCAATTGAAAGTCCCACTGTTTACTCTACCAGGGGAACACGATACGATTGGCGATCGCGGCAAAGCTTATGAGGAAGCCTTTAACCGCAAGGATGTTAAAGAAGGCTTACAAGTTTGGAATCAGGCGGGAATCCACTTTGTCTCCTTGACCAATGTGCTGGACTTTGGGGCAACCGGTACGGGCAAACTGGGTCAGGCGCAATTGGATTTGCTCTCCAAAGATTTAGCAGCGCAGAAAAAGGATACACCTATAGTTGTTTTCAGCCATATTCCCCTATATGACCTTTATCCCAAATGGGGATGGGCAACTGCCGATTCTGCTAAGTTGCTCTCACTGCTATCTCGCTTTGCATCGGTAACAGTGTTAACTGGACACATCCATCAAGTGATTGAACACAGCGAAGGTAATATTCGCTTCCACACTGCTGCGGCGACTGCCTATCCTCTCCCCGCTCCAGGTCACGGCGATCAACCTGCTCCCGTTAAACTAAGCGAAAATAATCTCTTGGCGGTGCTTGGATTCCGTACAGTTGAGGTAATTTCCCTTAAAGATACTAAAGTTGACCAACATGCTCTCTTGTAG
- a CDS encoding cupredoxin family copper-binding protein — MKYISYFFIAIASAFLVILLSLSSCSPNPKTMTMQPMVMKQPKEQPKTNQQPADVTVKIRNFKFEPANLAIAVGKTVQFLNVDEEPHTATATDGTFNSKALDTNETWNYTATKPGTYPYICSIHPFMKGTLTVTNKKN; from the coding sequence ATGAAATACATTTCTTATTTTTTCATAGCGATCGCCAGTGCCTTTCTGGTCATCCTGTTGTCGTTGTCATCCTGTAGTCCGAACCCTAAGACAATGACTATGCAACCAATGGTGATGAAACAACCCAAGGAGCAACCCAAAACTAACCAACAACCTGCCGATGTTACTGTCAAAATTCGTAATTTCAAATTTGAGCCAGCGAATTTAGCGATCGCTGTTGGTAAAACTGTTCAATTTCTCAATGTTGATGAAGAACCCCACACGGCTACGGCTACGGATGGTACTTTCAACTCTAAAGCACTGGATACCAATGAAACCTGGAACTACACCGCTACTAAACCAGGAACTTATCCCTATATTTGCTCAATTCATCCCTTTATGAAAGGGACGCTGACGGTAACAAATAAGAAAAACTAA
- a CDS encoding peptidase, which produces MKNIFRKYHRLIATLFCLPLLFTALTGISIAIADTWLHQEELAGFLITVHTLQIFKLDAIVPVLNGLGLIGLVATGVSMTGLFAKRRQPKRMEERP; this is translated from the coding sequence ATGAAAAACATATTTCGCAAGTACCATCGGCTAATTGCCACACTCTTTTGTTTGCCATTACTCTTTACTGCTCTGACTGGTATTAGCATTGCCATCGCCGACACATGGTTGCATCAAGAAGAACTGGCTGGATTTTTAATTACTGTTCACACCTTGCAAATCTTCAAACTCGATGCCATTGTGCCAGTTTTAAATGGGCTAGGTCTAATTGGCTTAGTGGCTACCGGGGTGAGCATGACTGGACTGTTTGCTAAACGCCGTCAACCAAAGCGGATGGAAGAACGCCCATGA